ACGTAACAAAAATGTTCGTTTTTGTTACGTGTAGTACAAAAAAAGCTTATTATTAAAAGTAATAATGTTTATGATATTTATTTTATGTACTATTTGGGATTTATATAATAAATAGAAAAGATAAGACTGATTTCTCCAACACTAAGGTGAATTAGCCTTGTCTTTATATGTCCAGAGCAAAAACGTGAATTTAATACTTTAAGCAAATTTGAAATCTCTTAGCGTACAGAATATACGTCAATGTTATTTAATATTTGTTTTATTTAAGATAATCAATCAAAACATGCTGGTACTTTCCACTTTTAAGGTGCCTTTGTGGCAATTCTTCCGATTTTTCTATTGAAAGGTTAGTTAGTCCCTGGGTAGCAAAGTAATCTAATAGAGCTTCTCTAACATTTTCCCAAACTTGATCTCTAAGATTACCCTCGTCCACTTCTAAACGTACTGTTAATTTATCTGGTGCCGTTTGAATTAGTTGAAAACGCCTTACGCCTAGTATTTCCTCCACAATGGTTTTGAGAGCCAAGGGCAGAACATGAACGATTTGACCGTTGGAGCTAGAGAATTTGAAAATGTCATCCTTTCTCCCTTCGACTTGAACGACCGGGAATGGTCTCCCGCATTTGCATGGTTCTGGGGACATGATAACACGGTCAGTTAGTTCATAACGAATAAGAGGCTGTATTCTGTTGGCTAGATTTGTAATTAGAACCGAATGAGATTGCTTCCCTGGTGGCACAGGTTGGTAATATTCATCTACTGGTTCAAATATAATCCAATCTGTATTTACATGAAACTGACCTTCTTCACATTCGAAAGTCATGGCTGTTGCTTCTGTACCGCCGTAAAGATCTAGAACGCGAGCTTGGAAAACGGATCCTAGTTTCTCACGAACATTTGGATATAACTTTTCTCCCCCCAAAAGGATCGCTACAGGCTGAATATTTAACCGACCTGCTTTTTGTTCTTCTGCTAGAATTTCCATCGCTGTGGCATACCCTCCAATTAAAGCTGGTTGATACTCATTCAATTCTTTGACAAGCTTGGATAGGGGAGATTGGATAGAAAAAGCTCTTATTTTTCCGTTTGTCTGTTTTAAACGTAGGCGTTCAGCAGTGGAGAATGCTGTAAAATGCCCAGCTGTAGAGCATACCG
The window above is part of the Metabacillus sp. B2-18 genome. Proteins encoded here:
- a CDS encoding phenylacetate--CoA ligase family protein, whose amino-acid sequence is MENISPLKAVMDIWKVKRGKPEDIPSRQQSRLAELISFARSNAPYYAQKYSELPEQITSLQQIPPVTKSELMANFNDWVTDPEVTIESVKEFVSDMSLVGQLFLGRYMVSTTSGSTGVPGIFIQDKGSDTIMKTLMAIRGTTKLKWSDILKVAAKGGRNAAVCSTAGHFTAFSTAERLRLKQTNGKIRAFSIQSPLSKLVKELNEYQPALIGGYATAMEILAEEQKAGRLNIQPVAILLGGEKLYPNVREKLGSVFQARVLDLYGGTEATAMTFECEEGQFHVNTDWIIFEPVDEYYQPVPPGKQSHSVLITNLANRIQPLIRYELTDRVIMSPEPCKCGRPFPVVQVEGRKDDIFKFSSSNGQIVHVLPLALKTIVEEILGVRRFQLIQTAPDKLTVRLEVDEGNLRDQVWENVREALLDYFATQGLTNLSIEKSEELPQRHLKSGKYQHVLIDYLK